Proteins encoded by one window of Bacteroidota bacterium:
- a CDS encoding uracil-DNA glycosylase has product MAANALQALQRTVVRCRICPRLVAWRETVADEKVARFKDSTYWGKPVPSIGDPNARLLIVGLAPAAHGGNRTGRMFTGDRSGDWLYATLHKAGFADRPASISRDDGMRLTDCYITASARCAPPQNKLLPSELRNCRGYLLKEIRLLPRVRVIVALGKVAFDTAFDAFRELGLTPSARRPAFGHGAEYKLNDRQTLIGSYHPSQQNTFTGKLTQPMFTAIFRRANRIISTTHSQKG; this is encoded by the coding sequence ATGGCTGCCAACGCCCTACAAGCCCTCCAGCGTACCGTCGTCCGGTGCAGGATTTGCCCGCGGCTCGTGGCGTGGAGAGAGACGGTCGCCGATGAGAAGGTGGCCCGCTTCAAGGATTCGACCTATTGGGGTAAACCTGTCCCGAGCATCGGAGACCCGAATGCGCGGCTCCTCATCGTCGGGTTAGCCCCCGCGGCCCACGGAGGGAACCGGACCGGGCGGATGTTCACCGGCGACCGGAGCGGCGACTGGCTCTATGCGACGCTCCATAAGGCGGGTTTCGCGGACCGGCCGGCCTCAATTTCCCGGGATGACGGAATGCGCCTGACCGATTGCTACATCACCGCCTCGGCGCGGTGCGCTCCGCCACAAAACAAGCTTCTGCCATCGGAGTTGCGAAACTGCCGGGGATATTTGCTGAAAGAAATCCGCCTCCTTCCGCGTGTGCGCGTGATCGTGGCGCTCGGGAAGGTCGCTTTCGACACGGCCTTCGATGCATTCCGGGAACTCGGGTTGACCCCTTCTGCGCGGCGGCCCGCCTTCGGTCATGGAGCGGAATACAAACTCAATGACCGCCAGACGTTGATCGGGTCGTACCATCCGAGCCAGCAAAACACCTTCACCGGGAAACTGACCCAACCGATGTTCACCGCAATATTTCGCAGAGCCAACCGGATCATATCTACCACGCACTCCCAGAAGGGCTGA
- a CDS encoding threonine/serine dehydratase, with product MVSFSDIESAYKVLRPVVHKTPLLSSRTFNDISGNEVYFKAENFQRVGAFKFRGAYNKIASLTAEQKRAGVIAHSSGNHAQGVALACKLFGVKAVIVMPHDSVPGKVEATKSYGAEIVFCGNTTDDRERTTDELIKKSGYTLVHPFNDPTLIAGQGTAALEIFQDIKELDYLVVPVGGGGLISGCSIAAKALFPGVRVIGVETKGADDCYRSFHSRKLVKLPSVKTIADGMRTLSVGELNFEIILKNVDDMITIEDEDIPPMMRFFAQRMKIVVEPTGAVAPAAVMKRAIGATGKRVCAIVSGGNVEPEMLKQVL from the coding sequence ATGGTCTCCTTCTCCGATATCGAATCCGCATACAAGGTCCTGCGTCCCGTCGTCCACAAGACACCGCTTCTCTCTTCGCGCACGTTCAACGACATCTCAGGCAACGAAGTTTACTTCAAAGCCGAGAATTTCCAGCGGGTGGGGGCGTTCAAGTTCAGGGGGGCATACAACAAGATCGCATCGCTGACCGCCGAGCAGAAACGGGCGGGCGTCATCGCCCACTCGTCGGGCAATCATGCACAGGGTGTTGCGCTTGCGTGCAAACTCTTCGGCGTGAAAGCCGTCATCGTGATGCCGCACGATTCCGTCCCCGGAAAAGTCGAGGCGACAAAATCCTACGGCGCCGAGATTGTCTTCTGCGGCAACACAACAGACGACCGGGAGCGCACCACCGACGAACTCATCAAGAAATCAGGCTACACGCTCGTCCATCCGTTCAACGACCCGACGCTCATCGCGGGGCAGGGAACCGCGGCCCTCGAGATTTTTCAGGACATCAAGGAGCTCGATTACCTGGTTGTTCCGGTCGGGGGCGGGGGATTGATCTCCGGATGCTCGATCGCGGCGAAAGCGCTCTTCCCGGGGGTCCGGGTTATCGGAGTGGAGACGAAGGGAGCCGACGATTGTTACCGCTCGTTCCACTCCCGGAAGCTCGTAAAACTTCCGTCCGTCAAGACGATCGCCGACGGGATGCGCACGCTCTCCGTCGGGGAGCTCAATTTCGAGATTATCCTCAAGAATGTGGACGATATGATCACAATCGAGGACGAGGATATCCCCCCGATGATGAGATTCTTCGCCCAGAGGATGAAAATCGTCGTTGAGCCGACCGGGGCGGTCGCACCCGCGGCGGTCATGAAGAGGGCGATCGGGGCGACCGGAAAGAGGGTCTGTGCGATAGTCAGCGGAGGGAACGTGGAGCCGGAGATGTTGAAGCAAGTACTCTGA
- a CDS encoding glucose 1-dehydrogenase encodes MDQDFSGKVFVVTGASSGIGKATALMAAARGAKVSFAARREKELKTLSASFPPEQVEVIAADVTNEEDRRRIVNRTLERFGGIDVLVNAAGIIASGTIETTTLDEWDRMFDINIRSLFRLTQLALPSIIERKGNIVNLSSVTGIRAFPGVLSYCVSKAGVDQLTHCAALELGPKGVRMNAVDPGVVVTNLHRTSGMAEEAYGKFLEHSKTTHPIGRVGSPEEVADLILFLASDRAGWITGGSFSIDGGRSQTCAR; translated from the coding sequence ATGGATCAGGATTTTTCCGGCAAAGTTTTTGTCGTCACAGGCGCCTCGAGCGGCATCGGAAAGGCGACAGCGCTGATGGCCGCGGCCCGCGGGGCGAAGGTTTCCTTTGCCGCGCGACGGGAAAAGGAACTGAAAACTCTTTCCGCATCCTTCCCGCCGGAACAGGTGGAAGTGATCGCAGCCGACGTGACGAACGAAGAGGACCGGCGCCGGATCGTGAACCGGACTCTCGAACGGTTCGGCGGCATCGACGTGCTGGTGAACGCGGCAGGCATCATCGCAAGCGGGACGATAGAGACCACGACCCTCGACGAGTGGGACCGGATGTTCGATATCAATATCCGGTCGTTGTTCCGGCTTACTCAGCTTGCCCTCCCCTCTATAATAGAGCGTAAGGGCAACATCGTCAATCTCTCGAGCGTGACCGGTATCCGGGCGTTTCCCGGCGTTCTCTCCTACTGCGTCAGCAAAGCGGGCGTCGACCAACTGACGCATTGCGCGGCCCTCGAGCTGGGTCCGAAGGGCGTGCGGATGAACGCGGTCGATCCGGGGGTGGTCGTCACCAACCTCCACCGAACGAGCGGAATGGCGGAAGAGGCGTACGGAAAATTCCTGGAGCACAGCAAGACGACTCATCCGATCGGACGCGTCGGTTCCCCCGAGGAAGTTGCAGACCTGATTCTCTTTCTCGCCTCGGATCGCGCAGGATGGATTACCGGAGGAAGTTTCAGCATCGACGGCGGGCGCTCCCAAACCTGCGCGCGTTGA
- a CDS encoding asparagine synthetase B produces MKRVRWPLLLPLFLLASIAWGQKILIPMDLKQTDHLKAYGIAYWALTKNIEVDWLLNYRGGSFMLDGVEAISQECRVRGVLFEQISGAQASQIYSEVQAENNNMDAVRLEKAPKIAVYVTPNLLPWDDAVTLVMEYAEIPYDKVWDPEVLQDKLLKYDWIHLHHEDFTGQYGKFYANYSSQPWYVEQQVLYEKKARELGFSKVSEVKKAVVRKIKEYMAAGGFMFAMCSATDTYDIALASQNTDICDVMYDGDPPDPDAQKKLDFSQCLAFENFKLEMNPLRYEYSDIDIPPSDMVATLNPETDYFTLFEFSAKYDPVPTMLTQDHANIIKGFLGQTTNFKKSLIKKNVTILAEKEGTEEVRYIHGNLGRGTWTFYGGHDPEDYQHAVGDPPTDLRLHKNSPGYRLILNNILFPAAKKKQQKT; encoded by the coding sequence ATGAAACGGGTTCGCTGGCCGCTGCTTCTGCCCTTGTTTCTGCTGGCATCGATCGCCTGGGGACAGAAGATTCTCATCCCGATGGACCTGAAGCAAACCGACCACCTCAAGGCGTACGGCATCGCGTACTGGGCCCTCACGAAAAATATTGAGGTCGATTGGCTTCTGAACTACCGCGGAGGCTCGTTCATGCTCGACGGCGTCGAGGCGATCTCGCAGGAGTGCCGCGTGCGCGGGGTGCTCTTCGAACAGATCAGCGGCGCTCAGGCGAGCCAGATCTACTCCGAAGTTCAGGCGGAGAACAACAACATGGATGCGGTGCGCCTGGAAAAGGCGCCGAAGATCGCCGTCTACGTGACGCCCAATCTTCTGCCGTGGGACGACGCGGTCACGCTCGTGATGGAATACGCGGAAATTCCGTACGACAAGGTGTGGGATCCCGAAGTGCTGCAGGATAAGCTCCTCAAGTATGACTGGATCCATCTTCATCACGAGGATTTTACGGGGCAGTACGGGAAGTTCTACGCGAACTATTCGTCCCAGCCCTGGTACGTGGAACAACAGGTCCTCTACGAGAAAAAAGCCAGGGAGCTCGGATTCAGCAAGGTCTCCGAGGTGAAGAAAGCCGTCGTCCGGAAGATCAAGGAGTATATGGCGGCGGGAGGATTCATGTTCGCGATGTGCTCGGCGACCGATACGTATGATATTGCACTTGCCTCCCAAAATACCGACATTTGTGACGTCATGTACGACGGGGATCCCCCCGACCCCGATGCGCAGAAAAAACTCGACTTTTCACAGTGTTTGGCGTTCGAGAACTTCAAACTCGAGATGAACCCGCTCCGGTACGAGTATTCCGACATCGATATTCCGCCGAGCGACATGGTGGCGACGCTGAACCCTGAAACGGATTATTTCACGCTATTTGAATTCTCGGCGAAATACGATCCCGTCCCGACCATGCTGACCCAGGATCACGCGAACATCATCAAGGGTTTTCTCGGGCAGACGACCAATTTCAAGAAGAGCCTCATTAAGAAAAACGTGACGATACTTGCCGAGAAGGAAGGCACCGAGGAGGTGCGGTACATCCACGGGAACCTGGGACGGGGGACCTGGACGTTTTACGGAGGACACGATCCGGAGGACTACCAGCACGCCGTCGGCGATCCGCCCACGGACCTGCGATTGCACAAGAACTCGCCGGGCTACAGGTTGATCCTCAACAATATCCTGTTTCCGGCCGCAAAGAAGAAACAGCAAAAGACCTAG
- a CDS encoding metallophosphoesterase family protein, whose translation MRLAVLSDIHSNLQGLQKSLEIVSQKNVDAVVCLGDLIGYGANPNECIELVRKTTEHILLGNHDEAAIELSKTEYFNPLARTAAEWTSKELTKEHVEFIQRLPFTLELDGSLFVHSSPYEPAEWHYILSPADAQFNFYYFTQPVCFL comes from the coding sequence ATGCGGCTGGCCGTACTATCAGATATCCACTCAAATCTCCAGGGGCTCCAGAAGTCGCTTGAGATCGTCTCGCAAAAAAACGTCGACGCCGTCGTCTGCCTGGGCGATCTGATCGGATACGGGGCGAACCCCAACGAGTGCATCGAGCTCGTGCGGAAAACGACCGAACACATCCTGCTCGGCAATCACGACGAGGCTGCGATCGAGCTCTCCAAAACGGAGTACTTCAATCCGCTCGCGCGCACCGCCGCAGAGTGGACGAGCAAGGAGCTCACGAAGGAACATGTGGAGTTCATCCAGCGGCTTCCCTTCACTCTGGAGCTCGACGGCTCGCTCTTCGTTCATTCCTCGCCGTACGAGCCGGCTGAATGGCATTACATCCTCTCCCCCGCCGACGCGCAGTTCAACTTCTACTACTTCACACAGCCGGTTTGCTTCCT
- a CDS encoding MBL fold metallo-hydrolase: MIFQQFRHEQGGCLSYLIGCTQKQVCAVIDPQHEIDPYLRYAAGHGMQITHIIETHAQADHLSGAKRLAAASGAEIYFHESLVTKFPVKGIKDGEEIKVGNILLKILHTPGHTPDSISILVSDTTRSKEPWLVLTGDTLFVGDTGRPDLDGSGELLYDSIWGKLMRLDDAVEIYPTHFAGSSCGKAMSPKPNSTIGFERRHNPALQVKSKQEFVDFVMADLPVQPPRFKKVRQYNLGYLSDPPIERTYDMAALQITPEQLKERLDRGDHPMILDVREPSEQEIVNIGGTLIPLGQLPRRYTELDSDQEIIVYCHHGNRSQRAVEFLYEKGFKNVKNLTGGIDAWSVKVDRKVPRY, translated from the coding sequence TTGATCTTTCAGCAATTCCGTCACGAACAGGGAGGATGCCTTTCCTACCTGATAGGTTGCACCCAGAAGCAAGTTTGCGCCGTGATCGATCCGCAGCACGAGATCGATCCCTACCTCCGGTACGCCGCCGGCCACGGGATGCAGATCACGCATATCATCGAGACGCACGCCCAGGCCGATCATCTCTCCGGCGCAAAACGGCTTGCCGCAGCGAGCGGGGCCGAGATCTATTTCCATGAGTCCCTCGTCACGAAATTCCCGGTGAAGGGCATCAAGGATGGCGAGGAGATCAAGGTCGGAAATATTCTTCTCAAGATCCTTCACACACCCGGCCATACCCCCGATAGCATCAGTATCCTCGTGAGCGACACGACCCGCAGCAAAGAACCCTGGCTCGTGCTCACCGGCGACACGCTCTTCGTGGGAGACACCGGCCGTCCGGATCTCGACGGAAGCGGGGAGCTTCTCTACGACAGCATCTGGGGAAAATTGATGAGGCTCGACGACGCCGTGGAGATCTATCCGACGCACTTCGCCGGTTCTTCGTGCGGGAAGGCGATGAGCCCGAAGCCGAACTCCACGATCGGGTTCGAGAGGCGGCACAACCCGGCCCTTCAGGTGAAGTCGAAACAGGAATTCGTCGATTTCGTGATGGCCGATCTGCCGGTTCAGCCCCCCCGGTTCAAAAAAGTGCGGCAGTACAACCTCGGGTATCTGTCCGACCCCCCGATCGAAAGGACCTACGACATGGCGGCTCTTCAAATCACGCCGGAACAGTTGAAAGAGAGGCTCGACAGGGGAGATCACCCGATGATCCTCGATGTGCGGGAGCCGTCGGAACAGGAAATCGTCAACATCGGAGGAACCCTCATCCCGCTGGGGCAGCTTCCGAGACGCTACACCGAACTCGATTCCGACCAGGAGATCATCGTCTATTGCCACCACGGAAACCGCAGCCAGAGAGCCGTGGAGTTCCTGTACGAGAAAGGCTTCAAGAACGTGAAGAACCTGACCGGAGGAATCGACGCCTGGTCCGTAAAGGTCGACCGGAAAGTTCCGCGCTACTAG
- a CDS encoding aminotransferase class I/II-fold pyridoxal phosphate-dependent enzyme: MKASKAGRLSLATRAIHGKHLHAFKGPVTTPIYQTSTYRFENSSDAIRYAKGDPTVYVYTRYHNPTVNEAEDRIALMEGAEAAALFSSGMAAISTAIMAVCRSGDEMVSTPALYGGSYRFFRDTLPSFQIGVSYVEPNSLDDLLYLITPRTKVVYIETPTNPTLSLVDLEKAIRLTRRAEKEFRTKITVMIDNTFASIVNQRPFEYGADVIVESTTKYLGGHADLMGGVVVGRRGFIAKVKGLAKHLGGCADPFAAFLLERSLKTFDLRVNRQTDNAMQLARALEKHPKVSRVLYPGLRSHPQHTLAKKQMSGFGGMVTVEVKGGVKAAVRVCDNLKVAVNAMSLGGVETLVSIPVYSSHINMSAAELKSHGVTPGMIRISVGVEGVEDLIADFHQALKKA, from the coding sequence ATGAAAGCATCAAAAGCGGGACGCCTCTCCCTGGCAACCAGGGCGATCCACGGAAAACATCTCCACGCATTCAAGGGGCCCGTCACGACACCGATCTATCAGACGAGCACCTACCGGTTTGAGAATTCCAGCGACGCGATCCGGTATGCGAAGGGGGATCCCACTGTGTATGTCTATACCCGGTACCACAATCCGACCGTGAACGAAGCCGAAGACCGGATCGCCCTGATGGAGGGGGCGGAGGCCGCGGCGCTCTTCTCATCGGGTATGGCCGCGATTTCAACGGCGATCATGGCTGTTTGCCGGTCCGGTGACGAAATGGTCAGCACTCCGGCACTCTATGGAGGGAGTTACCGGTTCTTCCGCGATACGCTCCCTTCCTTTCAGATCGGAGTCAGCTATGTCGAGCCGAACTCTCTCGACGATTTGCTCTACCTCATTACTCCGAGGACGAAAGTCGTCTATATAGAGACCCCGACGAACCCCACCCTGAGCCTGGTCGATCTCGAAAAAGCCATTCGGCTGACGCGCCGGGCTGAGAAAGAATTCCGGACAAAGATCACCGTCATGATCGACAATACGTTTGCCAGTATTGTCAATCAGCGGCCGTTCGAGTACGGTGCGGACGTGATCGTGGAAAGTACCACGAAATATCTCGGCGGGCACGCCGATCTCATGGGCGGTGTGGTCGTCGGCAGGCGAGGGTTCATCGCCAAAGTGAAGGGGTTGGCCAAGCATCTCGGCGGATGCGCCGATCCGTTTGCCGCATTCCTCCTCGAACGGAGCCTGAAGACGTTCGACCTCCGGGTCAACCGCCAGACCGATAACGCGATGCAGCTTGCGCGCGCTCTGGAGAAACACCCGAAAGTTTCACGCGTCCTCTATCCGGGACTGCGCTCCCATCCGCAGCACACGCTGGCGAAAAAGCAGATGTCGGGGTTCGGGGGCATGGTGACGGTCGAGGTGAAGGGTGGAGTGAAGGCGGCTGTGCGGGTCTGCGACAATCTGAAGGTTGCCGTCAACGCGATGTCGCTCGGCGGAGTTGAAACTCTGGTCAGCATCCCGGTCTATTCCTCCCATATCAACATGAGCGCAGCCGAGCTGAAGAGTCACGGTGTGACGCCCGGAATGATCCGGATATCGGTTGGTGTGGAGGGGGTGGAAGACCTGATCGCGGACTTCCATCAGGCGCTAAAGAAGGCCTAA
- a CDS encoding tetratricopeptide repeat protein, whose translation MRNFFVLFALTAAIASQARSQANPSDMQFRLAESYEQSGDFESAVKIYQSIYAKDSSNMVVFEALRRDYMQLKWYDNAIPLLERMIKKMPDNVTLLSSLASVYLLRSDEPKADAIWERAINADPKHEVTYRMVGSSMLQTRQFERAIKVYRRGRVACGDPALFASDIAYLYSITLKYPEATAEYLDMVRQNPVQLGYVESRIATYTGRPEGLGAATLTVEKAAKAEPGNLAFQQMLAWLYMEGKHYDQAFEVYKVIDEKAHAEGHEMFGFATRALNEKAYAVAAKAFTGIVEKFPKFDQMALVKFGYAHTQEEIQSESDTLNLFGGVDPFGAKAPRESGGNPLYGGAIAAYEQVIKEFPTTEIAARSMLRIATLKQEKLFDLPGARAELENLSSRYAMFPGVLEEATLRLGDVYLTQGELDKAGAEYRILAGQGLIVNPRQETAALRLAELDYFRTKFQDALGKLKDLTRNAGSDVTNDALSLQIFIQDNIKEDSLSLREYAQADLLKRRQKIPEALAAFESIVKSYPKSNAVDEALMSTGDLLTRLERYADALAVYNRLLKDFPESIVLDRTVMKIAEVYRLGLKDPANAIATYQKLLEQYPNSIYAGRARSRIRELRGDNI comes from the coding sequence ATGAGAAATTTTTTCGTCCTTTTCGCGCTCACCGCCGCGATCGCCTCTCAGGCGCGCTCCCAGGCGAACCCCTCCGACATGCAATTCCGTCTCGCGGAAAGCTATGAGCAGAGCGGGGATTTCGAGTCGGCCGTGAAGATCTATCAATCGATCTATGCGAAAGACTCGTCGAACATGGTGGTCTTCGAAGCCCTGCGGCGCGATTACATGCAGCTCAAGTGGTACGACAACGCGATCCCGCTCCTCGAGCGGATGATCAAAAAGATGCCCGATAACGTCACGCTGCTGTCGAGTCTCGCATCCGTTTACCTGCTCAGGTCGGACGAGCCCAAGGCCGATGCGATCTGGGAGCGTGCGATCAACGCGGACCCCAAACATGAGGTGACCTACCGGATGGTCGGGAGCTCGATGCTGCAAACCAGACAATTCGAGAGGGCGATAAAAGTTTACAGGCGCGGCCGTGTCGCGTGCGGAGATCCGGCCCTCTTCGCGTCGGACATCGCTTATCTTTACTCCATCACATTAAAGTATCCCGAGGCGACCGCGGAATATCTCGACATGGTCAGGCAAAATCCCGTGCAGCTCGGCTATGTGGAATCCCGCATCGCAACCTATACCGGCCGCCCGGAAGGGCTCGGCGCGGCAACGCTCACCGTCGAGAAGGCGGCAAAGGCGGAACCGGGAAACCTGGCCTTCCAGCAAATGCTCGCCTGGCTCTACATGGAGGGGAAGCATTACGACCAAGCATTCGAGGTCTATAAGGTCATCGACGAGAAGGCGCACGCGGAGGGACACGAGATGTTCGGTTTCGCCACCCGCGCGCTGAACGAGAAGGCCTACGCTGTCGCCGCAAAAGCGTTCACGGGCATCGTGGAGAAATTCCCGAAGTTCGATCAGATGGCGCTCGTGAAGTTCGGTTACGCGCATACGCAGGAGGAGATCCAATCCGAGAGCGATACGCTGAACCTGTTCGGCGGAGTCGATCCGTTCGGCGCGAAGGCGCCGCGCGAATCCGGGGGAAACCCGCTCTACGGCGGAGCGATCGCGGCGTACGAGCAGGTCATCAAGGAATTTCCAACGACGGAGATTGCCGCCCGTTCGATGCTGCGCATCGCGACCTTGAAGCAGGAGAAGTTGTTCGACCTTCCCGGCGCCAGGGCCGAACTCGAAAACCTCTCCTCCCGGTATGCGATGTTCCCCGGGGTCCTCGAGGAGGCCACGCTCCGGCTCGGGGACGTCTACCTGACACAGGGGGAGCTCGATAAGGCGGGAGCCGAGTACCGGATCCTCGCCGGTCAGGGGCTGATCGTCAACCCGCGGCAGGAGACCGCCGCGCTGCGCCTGGCGGAGCTTGATTATTTCCGGACAAAGTTTCAGGATGCGCTCGGCAAGCTCAAAGACCTCACCCGGAACGCCGGCTCCGACGTCACAAACGACGCGCTGAGCCTGCAGATCTTCATCCAGGACAACATTAAGGAGGATTCGCTCTCGTTGAGAGAATACGCGCAGGCGGATCTTCTCAAGCGCCGGCAAAAAATACCCGAGGCGCTCGCTGCATTTGAATCGATCGTGAAGTCCTATCCGAAATCGAATGCCGTCGACGAGGCGCTGATGAGCACCGGCGACCTGCTGACCCGGCTCGAACGCTATGCCGACGCCCTCGCCGTCTATAATCGCCTTCTAAAGGATTTTCCGGAGAGCATCGTGCTCGACAGGACGGTGATGAAGATCGCCGAGGTCTACCGGCTCGGACTGAAGGATCCGGCGAACGCGATTGCGACGTATCAGAAGCTGCTGGAACAGTATCCCAACTCAATTTACGCCGGGCGGGCGCGCAGCAGAATCCGGGAGCTGAGAGGAGATAACATATGA